The Edaphobacter flagellatus sequence GATTGCCTTTGAGCAGGAAGGGGAGGTTCGCCATGGCTCCGCGCGTGAGGAAAGAGCCGATGAGGCTTGCGATAAGAATGATGGCCGGTATAACGATGGTGAGTCTGCGCAAACCCGTCATGTTCTCACCCTACAACGTCGAGACCCCTTCCTTCAAAAGCTGAGCGAAGAAAGAAATTCTGGAAAATTATGCATCTCTTGACAACCTTTCAGGATCCAAGTAAATAACTAAAAGGTTATATAACCTGCGAGCTATGGTATGCAGTCACTGAATCGATCGATGAAACCGAATCTCGATATCATTTTCGCGGCGCTTGCCGATCCGACACGCCGGGCCATCGTTGCCCGGCTTGCGGAGGGCGAGGCGTCGGTTGCGGAACTGGCAGAGCCGTTTGCGATGAGCCAGCCTGCGGTCTCGAAGCACCTGAAGGTGCTGGAACATGCCGGGTTGATCTCGCGTGGACGCGATGCGCAACGCAGGCCGTGCAGGCTTGAGGCGGAGCCGCTGGCCGAGGCGAATGCGTGGCTGGAACGCTATCGCGAGGCATGGGAGCAGAACTTTGCGAGGCTGGATTCCTTGCTGGAAGAATTGAAGGCCGAAGAGGCACAGCCAAGAAGCGTAAAGACACGACAGAAGAGAAAGAACCACAGAAAGCACGCATAAGGACGTTCATGGCACGGTACGTTTTCGAAACGGATTTCAACCTAAGGAGAGAGAGCAGATGCTAACGAAAGAGACAGGAAAACTGAAGCTGGCCGCGATGGGCGACCGTGAGGTTGTGATCACACGTGAGTTCAAGGCATCACGCAAGCTGGTCTATGCCGCGTTTACCAATCCCGATCTGGTGAAGCGGTGGCTGGCCGGGCCGGAAGACTGGGCAATGACGGTCTGCGAGATCGATCTGCAGGTCGGCGGCTCATATCGCTACGAGTGGAAGAAGGCGTCCACGGGCGAAACGATGGGGATGGGCGGCGTCTACAAGGAGATTATTTCCGACGAGCGCATCGTGGCGACTGAGAAGTTTGATATGGCGTGGTATCCGGGCGGCGCGACGGTGACAACGTCATTTCGCGAGGGTAGTGGCGTGACTACAGCAGAAACGCGTGTGCTGTATGACTCAAAGGAGGCTTGCGAGATGGTGCTGCGTTCGCCAATGGATGTGGGCATGGAGGCGAGCTATGCGCGTTTGGACACATTGCTGGAAACGAAGTTCGCCTGAAAACAGAATGCCGATGCGGTGCTGTGCAGGTCGTGTCGGCGTTCTCGTCTGTAAGCAGCTATGACCAGCTACGCAGACCAGCTGCGTAGTGCGATCACAGCGTTGAGCCCACCGAAGGCAAGTGAGTTGGAGATCGCAACGGTTGGGCCCGTAGGGCGTGGCTCATTGAGGATGACGTCGACGTTGAGCGAGGCGTCGGGTGCGGTGACACCGGCAGTCTGCGGGAGTCGGCCTTCTTGCAGTGCGAGCACCGTGGCGAGTGCTTCAAGCGCGCCGCTGGCTCCGATGGCATGGCCGTGCAGCGATTTGGTGGAGCTGAGCGGAATCTGTGAAGCGCGTGCGCCGAAGACCTGGTGGATTGCGGCGGATTCCGTCGCGTCGTTGGCCTGAGTTCCGGTGCCGTGTGCGTTGATATAGCCCACCTCGTCCGGTGAGATACCGGCATCGGCAATGGCCTTGCGCATCGCGGCTGCGGCGCCTTCGGCCTGAGGCTGCGTGATGTGGTTGGCGTCGGCAGACATACCGAAGCCGATTAGTTCCGCGAAGATAGTGGCGTTACGTGCCTGCGCGGATTCCAGTGTTTCGATAACGAGCATCGCAGCGCCTTCGCCCAGCGTCATGCCGTCGCGGTCTGCGGCGAAGGGCTTGCACTGCGTGGGGGAGACGACTCGCATGGAGTCCCACGCGCGATAGAAGCCCCAGCTCAGCGGAGCTTCATGCCCTCCGCAGATAGCCGCAGTCGACATGCCGGAGCGCACCATGTGAAAGGCGAGTCCGATGGCGTGCGTTGCGGAGGCACAGGCAGTGGAGATGTCGAGCGTTGGGCCGGTGATCTTCAGATCGATCGAGATATTGCTGGCTCCCGCGGACGACATGGTGCGCACGATGGTTAACGGATGCGCACGGGCATTACGCGTGTAGAGGTTTTTGACTTCGCTCTCTTCGGACGAACGGCCACCGCAGGCGCAGCCCATGATGATGGCGATGTCGCCGGGAGCGTGATGCTTTGTCAGCTCGGCCTGCTGCGCTGCCTGACGCGCAGCGACGATGGCGAAGTGCGTGTTGCGGTTGCTGGCGGAGATGATGCCTGAATCGAGGTGCTGGGCTGGATCAAAATCGAGTACCTGCGCAGCCTGCGTGTAGCGGACACCGGGGTCACCGTCGGGTGCGTCGGGAACATTCGCGATGCGGGAGATGCCGGTTCTTCCGGAGAAGAGCGATTCGCGGAATGCGGAGACGGAGGAGCCGATGGGGCTGACGCAGCCGAGACCTGTGATGACAACGCGGTTCACGTTCGAGAGCCGTCTCCTGTGGGTTACGACGTGGCTGCAGGCGCGGAGCCGGCTTCTTTGGCCTCGACGAGCTGCTTGACGCCGTTGACAACATCGCCGACGGTCTTGAGCGAGCCGAGAGCATCGTCGGGAATCTCGATGTGGAACGCCTCTTCAACCTCGAAGGAGATGTTGATCTTATCGAGCGAATCGATATTGAGCTCTTCGAAGGTGGTGTTGAGATTGATATTGTCTGCGGGGATGTTCTTGGCCTTGGCGATGATCTCAATAGAACGTTTTGTAATGTCGTCCATGGTCTCTCCCCCTTTCTGGTTGCACAAAGTTACCGGGCCGCCAGAGACAGTGTAAAGGCAGTATCAGGAATTCGCTATGTCCTTGCATCGCATGAGGAACCTGACTGGTTGCTACCACTGAAGCAGAACCAGCTCGGAGCAGAAGGCCGGTCCCATGGCGGCAAGGATAGAGTACGTGCCAGGCTTGCCGGGGTGCACCTTGAGGTAGTCCTCGAGTACAGCCAGAACGGAGGCTGCGGAGAGGTTGCCGACTTCGCGAAGACTCTTCCAGGAGGGAGCGAGGGCGTCGGCTGGCAGACCGAGCGACTTCTGCATGGCCTCAAGCACTTTGGGGCCGCCGGAATGGAAGATGTAGGTCGAGATGTCGTCACGCGTGAGATTGTTGTCGGCAAGGAAGCCTTCAACGTTGCCGAGCAGGTTCTCTTCGACGACCTTTGGCACGTCAGGCGAGAGGACGATACGGAAACCGGTGTTGACGATGTCCCAGCCCATAACTCGCTCGGTGTTGCGGTAGAAGGTGGAACGCGTAGCAAGCACGCGGGGGCCGGTGCTGCGTTTAGCGAGCGGAGTCTCGGCGCCGGCGAGGACTACAGCGGCTGCTCCGTCGCCGAAGAGTCCGCAGGAGATGAGGTTCGCGATGGACTGGTCGTCGTCCTGCCAGGTGAGCGAGCAGAGCTCGACCGAAAGCAGTAGCGCGTATTGGTCGGGAAAGGCGCGAACGTAGTCGGAGGCGCGCGAGATCCCGGCGGCTCCTGCAACACAGCCCAGGCCGAAGATCGGTGTGCGCTTGACGTTGACGGAGAAGGGCAGCCGGTTGATGAGCCGTGCGTCAACGGTCGGGCTGGCGATGCCGGTCACCGAAGCGAAGAAGATGGCACCGATGTCTTCAGGAGAGATCTCGGCGTGGTCGAGCGCACGGCAGATAGCCTGCTGGCCGAGATCGACGGCGGCTTTGATCCAGGCATTGTTGGTTTTCTCGAAGGTGTCGAGAGACGGATAGCTCTCAAGCGGGAAGACAGTATTGCGGAAATCGACACCACAGTTAGCAAAGAGGCGCGTCAGCAGACGAGGCTCTTCCATTTTGTGCTCCCAGCGGCCGCGGAGGGCTTCGGCGATGACAGATTGTGGATAACGATGAGGAGGGTAGGCAGTTCCGACCGAGGCGATGCGCATGCTTGATAGAAGCCCTTTTTCTAGTTCGTGGTGACAGCCAATGTAAGGAATCGCAAACGTGAATTGATGCCACAAGCGTACATGTTGCAGAGGAAAAGCGGTTGAAAAATTTGCGAAGGGATGAGAATGTGCCCGTTTTCCGCAAGTCCTGGTCAGTGGATACGAGCCAGCTCCCGGTCATACAGGGCGTTCAACGGGAACTCTTTTTTGAGATCGATCAGAATGGCGCGGGCCTCCTGTGGACGGTTCTCGCGTAGTGCGGCAACGGCGAGCATCATGCGGGCAAACGGAGCCAGATAGTAGCCCTCTCCAGCGGTGAGCTTCAGCAAGCGAATGCCTTCTTCGCGGCTGGTTTGTGCTCCTGTCAGGTTGAGCAGCCAGCGCAGCGGAGCGAATTTCAGGCTGAGCATGTAGTTCTCCACGCCGGAGGCGAGGTAGGCATCGTACATGTGCGGATCGGCAGCCAACACCTGTTTGGAGTAGGCGCTGGCCTCTTTGCTGTAGTTGAGTGCGGCCAGGTCCTTCTTGTCGATCATCAGGGCGTAGTCGGAGCGCATGCCGCTGACCAGCGTTTTGACGTAAAGCGCGCGAGCATCGCGAGGATTGCGTTTGAGTACTGCGTCGGCGAGGTTCGAGGCCTGATTAAGACGATCCTCAAACGATTTGCGAACGTTGGGATCCGGCGTGAGACGGTTGCGACTGTCGAACCGGTCCTGGTTGGCGAAGAGCTCGACATCAATCACGTGAAGGCGCTCGAACTCGCCAAAGAGGAAGGCCGCGGCATCGGAGACAGGCCCCATTGGATCGTCAGGATGATGATTCATCCATTGCTGGAATTTCACGTGAGCGTCGTTGAATCGCAGGTTGTACATATCGCGGTAGCCATCGTCGAGTGGCGTACCCGAGAGTGCAGCTGCGGCATGCGCAGCGGGAAGAGCGATGAACAATAAAAGGAGTGACAAGATGCAGGAAAGAGAGCGCTGTGATCCGGCATAAGTGAATGCAGTCTGAGTGGAATGGTTCAACATGTTTTGAGCTGACCGTATCACCTTTCCATGCTCCATCCTGTTAGATGGCGAATGTGGCCTGTGACAACAGGTTAACAACTCTGATTCTGGAAAGAATCGGCACCGCCTGTCCATAAAATTCCCTATTACCTTGCAACGTTTTGCATGATTTTGCGCTCTCGATGTCACCAAGTGACTGAAAGCATAGCCCCTTCAGTTTGGAAGGCCATATGCTCTTACCTTCTTAGAGAAAGCCCATAAACTGCCTGCTATCCGTCCCCAGGGGCCATATTGACCTTCCGGAGGCAAGGCAGAACCTTTGGAGGGTTTAAATATATGAAGTTTCACTCGAAGCTAGTTGCTCTAGCAGCTGCGGTTGTACTAGGCACGACTTTTGCGGCAGCTGACACTATCACTTTAGGGAGCTACGCGACGATGAACGGCGCAGGAGGTTCTGCTCCGTCAACACTCCCCGACAACACCGCTGTAATGTACTCCAAGAGCAATACTTACAACATTGGTTCTGGC is a genomic window containing:
- a CDS encoding beta-ketoacyl-[acyl-carrier-protein] synthase family protein, translated to MNRVVITGLGCVSPIGSSVSAFRESLFSGRTGISRIANVPDAPDGDPGVRYTQAAQVLDFDPAQHLDSGIISASNRNTHFAIVAARQAAQQAELTKHHAPGDIAIIMGCACGGRSSEESEVKNLYTRNARAHPLTIVRTMSSAGASNISIDLKITGPTLDISTACASATHAIGLAFHMVRSGMSTAAICGGHEAPLSWGFYRAWDSMRVVSPTQCKPFAADRDGMTLGEGAAMLVIETLESAQARNATIFAELIGFGMSADANHITQPQAEGAAAAMRKAIADAGISPDEVGYINAHGTGTQANDATESAAIHQVFGARASQIPLSSTKSLHGHAIGASGALEALATVLALQEGRLPQTAGVTAPDASLNVDVILNEPRPTGPTVAISNSLAFGGLNAVIALRSWSA
- a CDS encoding acyl carrier protein; protein product: MDDITKRSIEIIAKAKNIPADNINLNTTFEELNIDSLDKINISFEVEEAFHIEIPDDALGSLKTVGDVVNGVKQLVEAKEAGSAPAATS
- a CDS encoding type III polyketide synthase, which produces MRIASVGTAYPPHRYPQSVIAEALRGRWEHKMEEPRLLTRLFANCGVDFRNTVFPLESYPSLDTFEKTNNAWIKAAVDLGQQAICRALDHAEISPEDIGAIFFASVTGIASPTVDARLINRLPFSVNVKRTPIFGLGCVAGAAGISRASDYVRAFPDQYALLLSVELCSLTWQDDDQSIANLISCGLFGDGAAAVVLAGAETPLAKRSTGPRVLATRSTFYRNTERVMGWDIVNTGFRIVLSPDVPKVVEENLLGNVEGFLADNNLTRDDISTYIFHSGGPKVLEAMQKSLGLPADALAPSWKSLREVGNLSAASVLAVLEDYLKVHPGKPGTYSILAAMGPAFCSELVLLQW
- a CDS encoding SRPBCC family protein, which translates into the protein MLTKETGKLKLAAMGDREVVITREFKASRKLVYAAFTNPDLVKRWLAGPEDWAMTVCEIDLQVGGSYRYEWKKASTGETMGMGGVYKEIISDERIVATEKFDMAWYPGGATVTTSFREGSGVTTAETRVLYDSKEACEMVLRSPMDVGMEASYARLDTLLETKFA
- a CDS encoding ArsR/SmtB family transcription factor is translated as MKPNLDIIFAALADPTRRAIVARLAEGEASVAELAEPFAMSQPAVSKHLKVLEHAGLISRGRDAQRRPCRLEAEPLAEANAWLERYREAWEQNFARLDSLLEELKAEEAQPRSVKTRQKRKNHRKHA